The genomic window TTCCACCACCATAGCCGCGTGTTCACGCCGCAGCAGCCGGGGTTCTGAAACACCGCAGCTGTGGGCGATCAGCTCGACTTCGTGCACCAGATTATCGTGAAAATGACGCACCCGCTCGGCCTTGTCGGCGGGCACCAGGCCGCGCTGCAGATCCGGGTCATGGGTCGTCACCCCGGCGGGGCAGGTATTGCGGTTGCACTGCATCGCCTGGATGCAGCCCAGCGAAAACATGAAGCCGCGGGCACTGACCACAAAGTCCGCCCCCATGCACAGTGCCGCTGCCACATCGGTCGGGGTGATCAGCTTGCCGGACGCCACCAGCCTTATGCGTTCGCGCAGACCATGCTCCAGCAGCTTGTTGACCAGCACCGGCAGGCTTTCGCGCAGCGGCAAACCGACGCTGTCCATCAACGGCATGGGCGCCGCACCGGTGCCGCCATCGGAGCTGTCCAGGGTGATGAAATCGGGTGCCGATTCTATGCCCCGGTCATGAATCATCTGGCAGAAATCGTCCAGCCAGTGGGCTGATCCCAGCACCAGCTTGATGCCACAGGGCTTGCCGGTCACGCTACGCACATGCCCGATCATGTCCAGCAGATCACCAATGGAGTCGATCTCCGGATGACGGTTGGGGCTGATGGATGCATGGCCTTCGGGGATGCCGCGAATACTCGCCACTTCCGCGCTGACTTTCTCCGCCGGCAGCATGCCACCCTTGCCGGGTTTCGCGCCCTGGGACAGCTTGATTTCGAACATCCGCACCTGGCGGATGTCGGCCTTCTCCCGCAGTTTTTCGTCGGACAGCAGGCCATGCTCATCGCGCACGCCATATTTGGCCGTGCCTATCTGACACACCAGATCGCAGCCACCTTCCAGGTGGTAGGGGGCAATGCCGCCTTCACCGGTGTTCATCCAGCAGCCGGCCAGCTGGGCACCACGGGACAGCGCCTGCACCGCAGGTTTGGACAGGGCACCGTAGCTCATGCCCGATACGTTGAACCATGAGGGTGCATCGTAGGGCTCGGTGCAATAGGGACCTATGCGCATCGACACCGAGCGGGTGCTCTCCTCGGACAGTTTGGGAAAGGGGCAATTCAGGAAGTAATAAGTACCGGGGCTGCGCAGGTCGCGGGTCGAACCGAAGGCGACGGTATTGTCGATGTTCTTGGCCGCCCGGTACACCCAGGAGCGCTGGGCACGGTTGAAGGGCATTTCTTCCCGGTCCATGGCAAAGAAGTACTGGCGAAAGAACTCACCCAGATGCTCAAACAGGTAGCGAAAGCGCCCCACCAGCGGATAGTTGCGCCTCAGGCTGTGTTTGGTCTGATGCTTGTCGATCTGGTAGTAGGCCAGCGCCGCCACTGCGATGCCCACCAGCACAATCAGCATCAGCACACCGATCACTGCGATGAAATTGATCGCAAAACTCGTCACCGCATCGTTCATGCACTATATCTCCTGCCAGATTCAGGCCCCTATCCTACCCCTGCCATGGCAAACCTCAATGGCTGCACGCGTTACCGGCACCAGCGGCAGAAAGCCCATAACAATTTGAGCTGCAGATTAGTAATTGAAACTGAAAAATTTATGAGTCTGTCCTTGTCGCTTCATAAGCACACGCCTGCTATTGGAAAACACGCCCAAACGCACAAAGCCCGTTACATCGAAATGCAACGGGCTAGCAGCCAATGATTCAGGCAGCAGCTTCAGTGCGGCTTTCAGACCAGCTGCTTGAGCGCGATCTCGAATGCCGTGCTGGCGATGCCGGTACGCGCGCTGGACTGGGCGTGGGTCAGCGCCAGGGCATTGCGCACCGTGCTGGTGACATCGCTGAAAATGGCCTCATCGCTGATCTCGACATTGTTATTCATCAGGAAAGCGAACACCCGGGCCATGCCGCAGTTGGCGATAAAGTCCGGCAGCACGCTGATTCTGGAGTCCAGGTACTCGTACACCTTGCCGTAGAAGATCTCGGGATCGTTGAAGGGCACGTTGGCGCCACAGGAGACCACTTCCAGCCCCCTGTCGATCAGGCGATCCAGCTGATCCTGGGTTACCAGGCGGGATGCCGCGCAGGGCAGGAAGATTTCCGCCTCCATATCCCAGATACGTGCCTGCACCTCCTCGAACGACAGCAGCCCTTCGGCCGCCAGCTGATTGCCCTGCTTGTTGTGGAACAGTTCGCGCACCTGCTCGAACGACAATCCCTCGGGTACCAGCAGACCGCCGGCACGGTCGATGATGCCAACAATTTTGGCGCCCTGCTGCGCCAGATAATAGGCCGCAGCCGAGCCCACATTACCCCAGCCCTGGACGATGACGCGCTTGCCCTGCACCTCGCCACCGTAGATGTTGTAGTAGTGGTGCACCGCCTCCGCCACACCCCAGCCGGTGATCATGTCGGCCACTGTGTACTTGCGGCCGTGATCCGGCGTATAGCGGCTGTCTTCGATAATCTTGGCCACGCCCAGGCGCAGCTGACCGACCTTCTGGATCCGTTCGCTGGTGCTGGGCTGGAAGTGGCCGTTGACCACGCCTTCCTGCGGGTGCCAGAGGCCGTAGCTTTCGGTAATGGGTATCACCTCGTGCACTTCATCGACGTTAAGGTCACCGCCGGTGCCGTAGTAGTGCTTCAGCAAGGGTGCCACCGCCTTGTACCAGCGCTTGAGCACATCGAGCTTGCGCGGATCGGCCGGATCGAAATCGATGCCGGACTTGGCACCGCCGATGGCCGGCCCCGACACCGAGAACTTCACTTCCATGGTCTTGGCCAGGGATTCCACTTCGTGACGGTCCAGCCCCTTGCGCATGCGGGTACCACCGCCGGCGGCGCCGCCGCGCAGGGAGTTGATCACCACCCAGCCCCTGGCCTCGGTTTCGGCGTCCTGCCATTCAAAGACGATCTCGGGAGTCTTGCTTTCAAATGCCTGCAGTAATTTTTTCATGGGAGTACACCTGTGTAGCCGGCAACGGCAAAGCTGTTGCCTCGCCAGGCACGCAGCCTGGCGAGATGAGTTAATGAACGAATACGAATTCAGACGTTGTAGAAGAACAGCACCACCAGGCCGACCGGTGTCAGGTAGCGCAGCACGAACAGCCAGACCCGGTGCATCGAGCCCGCGCCGAGTTCCTCTTCGCTGGAGGACTTTTTCATCACCCAGCCGACAAAGACAGCGGTCAGCAGCGCCACCAGCGGCATCATGACGTTGGCGGTGAGGAAGTCATACAGATCAAACAGGGTCTTGCCCTCAAAGCGCTCGAAGCTGTCCAGCGGCGTAAAGTCGGACCAGACATTCAGCGACAGCACCGTGGTCAGTCCTACCAGCCAGGCCGCCAGACCGCCCGAAATAGCCGCCTTGCGCCGCGCCATGCCCTGCTCTTCCAGCCACTTCACCACGGCCTCCAGCATCGACAGCGCCGAGGTCCAGGCGGCGAACAGCAGCAGCACAAAGAACAGGGTCGCAAAGAAGCTGCCCCCCGGCATCTGGCCAAAGGCCACCGGCAGGGTATTGAAGATCAGACCAGGCCCGGCGCCGGGTTCAAGGTCGTTGGCAAACACGATCGGGAAGATCGCCAGACCCGCCATCAGTGCCACCGCGGTATCCATCACCGCCACCAGCATGGAGGTGCGCACAATCGATACGCCCTTGGGCAGGTAGGCGCCGTAGGCCATCATGGAACCGCTGGCCAGGCTCAGGGTAAAGAACGCATGCCCGAGCGCCACCAGCACCGCCGCTGCGGTAAGACTGGAGAAGTCCGGTTCGAACAGAAAGCGCAGGGCGGTACCGAAATGATCGGTGCTCATGCCAAAGCCCACCAGCATGACCAGCAACAGCAGCAGCGCCGGCATCAGCCAGGTCACCGCCCGTTCCAGGCCGTGGCGCACGCCGCCCACCGACACCATCACCGCCAGCACCATGAACAGGCTGTGCCAGAGCGTCAGCTCAAAGGGCGACGCCAGCAGCTGGCCAAACATCTCGCCCGCCTGGGCGCCATCCATCCCCACCAGGTTGCCCTGCAGCGCATGGAAGATATAGGGAATGGTCCAGCCGGCAATGACACTGTAAAACGACAGGATCAGAAACGCCGCCAGGGTGGCCAGCCAGCCGATAGCCTTCCAGTGCCGCGACACCCCTTCCTGGCGGGCAATTTCGCGCATGCTGTTGATCGGGCTGTGGCGACCGCGCCGACCCAGCATGACTTCGGCGATCATCACCGGAATGCCGATCACGGCGATGCAGGCCAGGTACACCAGTACAAAGGCGCCGCCACCGTTTTCACCGGTGATATAGGGGAACTTCCAGATATTACCCAGGCCGACGGCGGAGCCCGCCGCCGCCAGAATAAAGGCCAGACGGGACGACCAGAGGGCCGGACCGGGCGCAGCCGAGCGACTCGCGGAGGATGCGATAGTGGTTGAAGACACAGAGTGCTCCTTGAAAACCTGTTATTAGCATTGTTATAGGTCGCCGCCGGCGCCTCTTCCCTGCCGTCCCTAACGAGGAAAGGAGGATAGAGACGCCGGAGCGGGTCAGACTGAGCGGTGAACGTTGATCAGCCGTTATTCGGCAGGACGCCGCGGCGGATCTGGTCTTCCTCGATGGATTCGAACAGGGCCTGGAAGTTGCCCTCGCCAAAGCCCTCGTTACCCTTGCGCTGAATGATCTCGAAGAAGATCGGGCCAATCACCGTATCGGTGAAGATCTGCAGCAGTAGCCCCTGCCCCTGGGTAGGCGCGCCGTCGATCAGGATATGATCCTTCTGCAAGCGGGCCACATCTTCACCGTGGCCCGGCAGGCGTGCGTCGATGCGTGCATAGTAGGTGTCCGGCGTGGTCAGGAAGGTCACACCGGCGGCACGCAGGGTTTCAACGGTCTGGAAGATATCGCCGGTACCCAGGGCAATATGCTGGATGCCTTCGCCGTTGTAATCCTGCAGGAATTCCTCGATCTGACTCTTGTCGTCGGTGGACTCGTTGATCGGGATGCGAATCTTGCCGCAGGGGCTGGTCAGGGCGCGGGACTTGAGCCCGGTCAGCTTGCCTTCGATATCGAAGTAGCGCACTTCACGGAAGTTGAAATGCTGCTCGTAGAAGCCGGCCCACAGGTCCATGTTGCCCCGCGCCACATTGTGCGTCAGGTGATCAATGTAGGTCAGGCCCACCCCCGCCGGGTGCTGGTCGACACCCTTGATGGGGCGAAAGTCCACATCATAGATGCTCTTGTCGCCGTAGCGATCCACCAGGTAGATCAGGGAGCCGCCGATACCCTCGATGGCCGGAATCTGCAGTTCCATCGGGCCTGCGCCGGATTCCACCGCTTTGGCGCCACCGGCCACCAGCGCCTTGAGCGCGGCGGCGGCATCGGCCACCCGAAACGCCATGGCATTGGCGCTGGGGCCATGTTCATGGGCGAAACTCTGGGCGCGGCTGTTGGGCTCGGCATTGAGGATGAAATTGATATCGCCCTGGCGGAACAGGGTGACATTCTTGCTGCGGTGCCGGGCGATGGCGACAAAGCCCAGGCTTTCGAACAGACGGGACAGGATTTCAGGCGAATCCGAGCAATACTCGACGAACTCGAAGCCGTCGGTGCCCAGGGGGTTTTCCCACAGGCCTGAGGGGGTTGCAGTTTGTGTCTGGGCCATTGTTATTATCTCCATCCGTACCGTGAGTGCTGGCAAGTGATCCGGTGTGACCTGAGTCGCGCCGAGTGATTGAGAAATAGCTTAAGGCAAATGCCGTGCGTTTATTTTGCATAAAACGCTCGTACCGCTTAACTTTCACATGATTCCCGCATTCAAGAGATCAAAAACGTGAGAAACACGCATTCCGTTGCGCTCGACCGTCAGGACATCAAAATTCTCGAGGCGCTGCAGCAAAACGGCCGACTCAGTAATGTGGAATTATCGGAGCTGGTACACCTGTCCGCATCCCAGTGTCAGCGGCGGCGTCAGAAGCTGGAAGAAACCGGGGTGGTGTGCAAATACATCGCACAGCTGGACCCGGAAAAGATCGGGCTTGGCGTCATGGCACTGGTCAGCGTATCGCTGGACAAACACAGCGAGAAGATCGCCGACGCTTTCCGTACTGCCATTATAGAGTACCCCGAGGTACTCGAATGCTGGGGGGTGGCGGGTGATGCAGACTATATGCTGAAAATCGTGGCGCCGGATCTGAAAGCCTTCGCCGATGTCACCCTGCACCGGCTGCTGAACCTGCCGATGGTGTCCAACGTCAAATCCAACCTGCTGCTGCAGACGCTGAAATCCACGACGGAGCTGCCGGTACGCTGGTCACTCTAAGCCTGACGGTCGCTGCAAGCCCATCGACAGCATGCTGCCAGACGCAAAAAGGCCGGCAATTAATGCCGGCCTCTTGTCAGATCATGCGAGGCACGCAGTCCTGCGCGGTTACAGGATCAGAAATCCAGCCGCCCCTCCAGGATAAAGGCGCGACCCGGGCCAGACACACGCCCGACCGGGCTGACATCGGCACCACGGAAGTAGTAGTCCTCATCCAGCAGGTTGGTCGCCGCCACGGCCAGGTTCAGGTTGTTGCCGCCGCCAAGGGCAATATCCCGCCCCAGGCGCGCATTCACCAGGGTATAGGACGGCAGCTTGCCGGCATCACCGTTGGCCGTTTCCGCCACCGTATTGGCGGCATCGCTGAAGCTGTCGCTGGCATACTGGGCGCTCAGGCTGGCCTGCCACTGCAGGTACTGGTAGCCGGCCCGCAGGCTGAGGTGGTGCTGCGAGGCGTTCGGCAACTCATTGCCGGCATTGGCACCGTTAAGCTGCTCGGTATCCAGATAGGTGTACCCCAGGCCCAGGCTCAGACGCTCGGTGGTCTGCCAGTCCGCTTCCAGCTCGATACCCTGGTGGCGGGTCTCGCCCAGGTTCTCGTAGCGATCCAGCGCCTTGTTGTACTGAATCTGATCATCGTAATCGATGCGGAACAGCGTGGCCGAGGTTGCAAGCTCAGGCATCGCCTGCCAGCGGGCACCCAGCTCGTAGTTCCAGGCGGTTTCGTTGGCGACGTCCTCGGCCTTGGTGGCCTGGGCGATCTGTACCGGCACCAGGGAACGCTGAGTGTTGGCAAACAGGAATACGCTGTCGCTGGCCTGCAGCCCCAGGGTCAGGCCCGGCAGGACTTCATCGGCATTGTTGGTCGACTCGGTGGCGGCACGCTCGTCGACGAAATCCATCCGCACGTTCTCGTAACGCAGCCCCGGCGTGACTTCCAGCCGGCCGTCCAGCAGGCTCAGGGTATCGCTGACATAGAGCGCCACGGCGTTGGTTTCCAGGTCCCACTTGCGCACCGAGGCATAGGTGCCACTGGCCAGCTCTTCGCGGTTGACGTCAAAATCCACCGTTTCGGAGACGTAGCGTGCCCCCAGGGTCAGGGTGTGATCCCCCTTTTGCACCGTCAGGCGCGGCTCGGTGCCCCAGACATTGAAGATACGCGGCGAGTCGGCGACATGGCTGGCATCGGCTTCAGGGTCCGCCCAGCTGCCGCCGCTCACCAGGTCCTGACCAAAGAAGAAGGTGCGGTCGGCACGGTGGGCGAAGTTGCGCCACTGGAACTCCACCGCGTCACTCGGGCGGGCAGTCCAGGTCAGGGTGCCGCGCAGCATGTCGGCGGCATAGGCATCGTGCGGGCGCTGCGACTGGGTGCGGTCCTGCGCGTAGGCGCTCGGGCTCAGGGCGCCGGGCAGCTGGGCATCGACATCGTAGTACTGCAACTGTGCGGCCAGCTCGTTGTAATCATTCACGAAATATTCGGCGTCGAGGACGAAATTACGCACCTCGGTATCGGAATGATCACGGAAACCGTCACCGCTTTGCACATTGGCCTGGAACTGCAGCGCCAGGTCCTCGGTCGCAAAGCCGCCAATACGGTAATAGGTATCGCTGAAGACATTGCCGGTCTCTTCGGCAATCACCAGCCGCTGCTGCAGTGTCTGTTCGGTATCGACCGGAATCGGTCGGGTGCGGAAATTCATCACACCGCCGACGTTATTGGGGCCATAGTGCACGGCGGCACCGCCCCGTACCACGTCAATCGCATCGACGCTGGGCAGGGTGACCGGAAACAGCGAGACACCGACGTTGCTGTAAGGGCCGATGGCGATGGGATAACCGTCCACCAGCATTTGCAGACGTTCGCTGCGCAGCGGGTTCAGGCCCCGCAGGCCTATATTCGGCAGAATACCGGTGCCGGTCTCATCCAGTATCTGGATGCCGGGGGCCGAGCGCAGCGCATCCTCCAGGTTCAGGGCACCACTTTGCTGCAGCGCTTCCTGATCCAGCAGGGTACGGGAACCGGGATAGACCTTGATCTCCTCTTCGCCAGGGGTACCAATCCAGTCGCCCTGCACCGACAGCGCGTCCAGTTCAACCGCATCCTCAGCCCAGCCAACCTGGCTGGTGGCAATGCTGACCAAACTGACCGCCACTACCAGTGGCTTTCTCAGAAGCCTGGGGCGCACAAGCTGCTGTGCGCTAAACGACCGGGACATAAGGTTCTCCAATTGCGTTTTCATTAAATCTAAATGATAAGTGTTCGCAATTGTATCTAGATTATAATTCTCATACAACCTCTTAATCGACGCTGAATGCACCAATCACCAATCACCAATCACCAATGAACACAGGACTCTGCCCGGCCAGGGCTGCCGGGGCTTTCAAGCGGCCTAAAGCAGCGGCCGCACCAGGGACGATACCGGCACGAACTGCGGCCTGCCGGTCAGCTCATCCGGGGCGACCCGGGCATGCACCCGGAACACATCGGCCAGTAACGCCTGCGTCAGCACTTCAGCCGGTGCGCCCTCCTGCTCCAGCCGGCCTGCCCGCATGGCCACCAGGCGATGACCAAACTGCGCCGCCTGGTTCAGATCGTGCAGCGACATGATCACGGTCAGGCCCTGCTGCTGGTTCAGTTCGCTCAGCAACTCCAGCACCTCGAGCTGGTGGCCCAGGTCGAGGTAGGTGGTCGGCTCATCCAGAATCAGAATATCGGCCTGCTGTGCCAGCGACAGCGCAATCCAGGCGCGCTGCCGCTCACCGCCGGACAGCGCCGACAAGGGCCGCGCCTCGAAGCCCCCCAGGCCCGTGACCCGGATCGCCCAGCGCACCATTTTAAAATCCTGCTCGCTCGGCTGACCCAGCAAGCGCTGATAGGGAAAGCGGCCGTAGCGCACCAGCTGCTCCACGGTCAGGCCATCCGGCGCCACCGGATGCTGTGGCAGCATGGCCAGGCGCTGCGCCAGTTCACGCCGCTTCCAGCGCCTGATCGAGCGTCCGTCCAGCAGGACCTGACCCTGCTGCGGTTGTAGCAGACCGGCCAAGGCTCGCAGCAAGGTGCTCTTGCCGCAGCCATTGGGACCGATAAGACAATGAATCCGGCCGGTATCTACTTCCAAGCTCAGTTGCGGTACGACGATCTTGTCGTCATAGCCCAGCTTCAGTTCCTGTGCCGATAACATGCGTCCTCTTCCTCCTACGCCTGCCTGCGTGCCAGCAGGTAGATAAAAAACGGTACCCCAAGCAGGGACGTAATCACCCCGATGGGAATCTCCGCCGGCACCAGCAGCAAGCGTCCGAGCAGGTCCGACAGCATCACCAGCAGGGCACCGAACAGGGGCCCCAGCACCAGCTGCAGCCGCAGGTCCGGACCACAGCACAGGCGGGCGATCTGCGCCACGATGAGGCCGATAAAGCCGATCGGCCCCACCACCCCCACGGCACTGGCGGCAAAGAGCACCGCCACCAGCAGCAGTGCGAAACGCCACAGTTCCACCCGCAACCCCAGGCTGCTGGCGACATCGTCCCCCAGCTGCAACAGGTTGGCACCGGCCAGCAGCAGCGGCAGCAGACTCAGCGCCAACAGCGTCCAGGGCAGCAGAGCCCAGAGGTGCTCCCAGCCACGGCCAAACAGACTGCCCGCCAGCCAGATCAGCACCGTTTCGGTATTCATGGACCCCCAGCCCGCCAGCACCCCGGTGGCCAGTGCATTCAGCACACTGGCCACGGCAATGCCGCTGAGCACCAGCCGCACCGGCGTAACGCCGCGACTCCAGCCCAGCCGGTACACCGCCGCGGCGGCCAGAATGCCACCACCACTACTGATCAGCGGCAGCCAGTCGAGGCTGATCGAAAGAGCCGAATAGCTGCCGCTGTCGCCCCAGACTCGCTCGGCCATGACAAAGGCCAGCACCGCCGCCAGGCTGGCGCCGGCATTGATGCCCAGCACACCGGCATCCGCCAGGGGGTTGCGCATCACGGCCTGCAGCACTGAGCCTGCGATGGCAAAATGCACCCCCACCAGCAGCCCCAGCAGTACTCGCGGCAGGCGCAGGTTCCAGACGATATCGGTGGCTACTGCATCCCCCTCACCGTTGAGTGCCCGCCAGACCTGCAGTGGCGTCAGCGTCACAGCACCGTAGAGCAGGTTCAGCACCAGGGCCACGGCAATCAGCGCCAGTAACAGCAGCGCAAGCCCCAGTAGACGCGGAAATTCAAAGCGCCGCAGCTGGGCCGGCGGTGCGCATTGTGTTTGTGCCAGCATCACAGAACCCTCGTGCGAATCAGCCAGATAAATAGCGGGCCGCCGAGAAGCGCCGTAAACATGCCCAAGGGCAGTTCGGCCGGCGCCGCCAGGGTGCGGGCAAGCAGGTCACTCAGAGTCACCAGCAGTGCACCCAGCAACATGACCGCCGGCAGCGCAAAGCGCTGATCCGAGCCCAGCAGCAGACGTACCAGATGGGGCGCCACCAGACCGACAAAGCCCACCGGACCCGCCACCGCCACGGTCGCTGCCGTCAGCGCCACGGCGATACCGACAAAGCCCAGACGCCACAGCAGCACACGGGCACCCAGGGCCCGGGCGACGGCATCGTCCAGCCGCAGCAGATTCAGATAGCGGGAGAAACACATCACCAGAAGGAGGCCACCACAGGCCCAGGGCAAAATCAGCTGTACATGGCTCCAGCCCCGCCCCTGCAGACCACCGGCCAGCCAGAAATAGAGTTGCTGCGCCTGGGCACCGGAAAACAGCAGAAAAGCGGTTGCCAGCGCGGTGGCCAGGGCCGTCACGGCGATGCCGGCCAGGGCCAGGCGCAGGGGCGTAAAGCCGCCCTGCGCCGCCAGCACAAAAGTCAGCGCGGCCGCCAGTGTGCCTCCCAGCATGCCTATCCAGGGCAGCCAGCTGGCACTCACTACGAAACAGACCTGGGCCACCACCACCAGCATGGAGGCACCGGCAACCACACCGGTAATACCCGGGGACGCCAGCGGATTGCGGGTCACCGTCTGCATCACCCAGCCGGCAACGCCAAGGCTCGCGCCCACCAGCAGACCGGCCAGAAAACGCGGCAGCCGCAGCTCCCACACCAGTATCGCGGGCATGCCGGTTTCAGTGCCATTCAATACACGCCAGAGTGCCTGCAGTGACACAGGGACGGCGCCGGCGGCCAGGGCCAGGGCCGCGGTGGCGAGCAAGGCAATGACCAGCCCGGCGAGCAGGCCCGGACCCTTGAAATCCGCGCCTGGGGCCGGGGCGGATCGCAGCGCCGACAGGGTTGCGTGCAGCATTCTCGGCAACCCGGCCTAGTGAAACAGCCGGCTGGCCAGGGAGGCGGGCAACTGCGGCTGGGAAAAGGTTTCAGGGTACAGGCGCCAGGCCATTTCCCGCAGAATGTACTCACGGGCAATGGGGCCGCCGCCTTCCTTCCAGTGCAGGCCCACCTCATATACGCGCCCCTGCTGCACGGCCTTCAGATAGGGCCACACCGGGTTGGCGGCATAGGCATGGCGGGTACTGGAGGCAAACATGAAGATCACATCGGGGTTCAGCGCCAGCAGCTGCTCCAGGCTGAGCTGGAAGCCAAACGGGACCGCTTGTTCGGGTGTGGGCGACGGGCCTATGCTGTTGGTCGCCTGCAGCCGGCGCAGCAGATCGGTGGTCAGAAAATGGTCGTAATAGGCAAAGGGCGCTTCGCCGCTGCCCGCCAGCAGCACGGCACTGATTCCGCCGGGAGCCCGGCGGCCAAAATCATCCACCAGCGCCTCGAAGTCGGCATTCAGCGCTTGGCCTTCTGCCGCCTTGCCCAGCGCCGTGGCAATGCCCGCCACCGCCCGCAGGCTGTCGTCATGACTGATCACATCGAAGGCATAGAAAGGTGCCAGGGCGCTGAGCTTTTGCGCACTGGGTTCGGTATAGCGGCGGATCGCCAGAATCAGATCAGGCTGCAGCGCCGACAGCAGCTCCAGGTTGGTACTGGCGCGCTGCCCCAGGCTCGGCACGCCCTCCATCAGCGGCCCGAGAAAATCCGGTGTCGGGCGATCGCCGAAGGTGGATGCCCCCGCCGGCGCAACCCCCAGGGCCACCAGGGTGTCGGCGGCGAAGGTCGAAATGGCGACCACTTTGCGGGCGCCGTCCTGAGGCTGGATCAGCTGCCCCCGGTCGTCTGTTGCCGCCTGTGCCACTGGCGCCAGTAACGTCAGCGTGCCCACCACCATCAATGCCAC from Marinobacterium aestuarii includes these protein-coding regions:
- a CDS encoding FMN-binding glutamate synthase family protein; this encodes MNDAVTSFAINFIAVIGVLMLIVLVGIAVAALAYYQIDKHQTKHSLRRNYPLVGRFRYLFEHLGEFFRQYFFAMDREEMPFNRAQRSWVYRAAKNIDNTVAFGSTRDLRSPGTYYFLNCPFPKLSEESTRSVSMRIGPYCTEPYDAPSWFNVSGMSYGALSKPAVQALSRGAQLAGCWMNTGEGGIAPYHLEGGCDLVCQIGTAKYGVRDEHGLLSDEKLREKADIRQVRMFEIKLSQGAKPGKGGMLPAEKVSAEVASIRGIPEGHASISPNRHPEIDSIGDLLDMIGHVRSVTGKPCGIKLVLGSAHWLDDFCQMIHDRGIESAPDFITLDSSDGGTGAAPMPLMDSVGLPLRESLPVLVNKLLEHGLRERIRLVASGKLITPTDVAAALCMGADFVVSARGFMFSLGCIQAMQCNRNTCPAGVTTHDPDLQRGLVPADKAERVRHFHDNLVHEVELIAHSCGVSEPRLLRREHAAMVVEGGRSVPLNIIYPEPRADAGTGIV
- a CDS encoding Glu/Leu/Phe/Val dehydrogenase dimerization domain-containing protein; protein product: MKKLLQAFESKTPEIVFEWQDAETEARGWVVINSLRGGAAGGGTRMRKGLDRHEVESLAKTMEVKFSVSGPAIGGAKSGIDFDPADPRKLDVLKRWYKAVAPLLKHYYGTGGDLNVDEVHEVIPITESYGLWHPQEGVVNGHFQPSTSERIQKVGQLRLGVAKIIEDSRYTPDHGRKYTVADMITGWGVAEAVHHYYNIYGGEVQGKRVIVQGWGNVGSAAAYYLAQQGAKIVGIIDRAGGLLVPEGLSFEQVRELFHNKQGNQLAAEGLLSFEEVQARIWDMEAEIFLPCAASRLVTQDQLDRLIDRGLEVVSCGANVPFNDPEIFYGKVYEYLDSRISVLPDFIANCGMARVFAFLMNNNVEISDEAIFSDVTSTVRNALALTHAQSSARTGIASTAFEIALKQLV
- a CDS encoding sodium-dependent transporter — encoded protein: MSSTTIASSASRSAAPGPALWSSRLAFILAAAGSAVGLGNIWKFPYITGENGGGAFVLVYLACIAVIGIPVMIAEVMLGRRGRHSPINSMREIARQEGVSRHWKAIGWLATLAAFLILSFYSVIAGWTIPYIFHALQGNLVGMDGAQAGEMFGQLLASPFELTLWHSLFMVLAVMVSVGGVRHGLERAVTWLMPALLLLLVMLVGFGMSTDHFGTALRFLFEPDFSSLTAAAVLVALGHAFFTLSLASGSMMAYGAYLPKGVSIVRTSMLVAVMDTAVALMAGLAIFPIVFANDLEPGAGPGLIFNTLPVAFGQMPGGSFFATLFFVLLLFAAWTSALSMLEAVVKWLEEQGMARRKAAISGGLAAWLVGLTTVLSLNVWSDFTPLDSFERFEGKTLFDLYDFLTANVMMPLVALLTAVFVGWVMKKSSSEEELGAGSMHRVWLFVLRYLTPVGLVVLFFYNV
- the hppD gene encoding 4-hydroxyphenylpyruvate dioxygenase, encoding MAQTQTATPSGLWENPLGTDGFEFVEYCSDSPEILSRLFESLGFVAIARHRSKNVTLFRQGDINFILNAEPNSRAQSFAHEHGPSANAMAFRVADAAAALKALVAGGAKAVESGAGPMELQIPAIEGIGGSLIYLVDRYGDKSIYDVDFRPIKGVDQHPAGVGLTYIDHLTHNVARGNMDLWAGFYEQHFNFREVRYFDIEGKLTGLKSRALTSPCGKIRIPINESTDDKSQIEEFLQDYNGEGIQHIALGTGDIFQTVETLRAAGVTFLTTPDTYYARIDARLPGHGEDVARLQKDHILIDGAPTQGQGLLLQIFTDTVIGPIFFEIIQRKGNEGFGEGNFQALFESIEEDQIRRGVLPNNG
- a CDS encoding Lrp/AsnC family transcriptional regulator encodes the protein MRNTHSVALDRQDIKILEALQQNGRLSNVELSELVHLSASQCQRRRQKLEETGVVCKYIAQLDPEKIGLGVMALVSVSLDKHSEKIADAFRTAIIEYPEVLECWGVAGDADYMLKIVAPDLKAFADVTLHRLLNLPMVSNVKSNLLLQTLKSTTELPVRWSL
- a CDS encoding TonB-dependent receptor family protein, yielding MSRSFSAQQLVRPRLLRKPLVVAVSLVSIATSQVGWAEDAVELDALSVQGDWIGTPGEEEIKVYPGSRTLLDQEALQQSGALNLEDALRSAPGIQILDETGTGILPNIGLRGLNPLRSERLQMLVDGYPIAIGPYSNVGVSLFPVTLPSVDAIDVVRGGAAVHYGPNNVGGVMNFRTRPIPVDTEQTLQQRLVIAEETGNVFSDTYYRIGGFATEDLALQFQANVQSGDGFRDHSDTEVRNFVLDAEYFVNDYNELAAQLQYYDVDAQLPGALSPSAYAQDRTQSQRPHDAYAADMLRGTLTWTARPSDAVEFQWRNFAHRADRTFFFGQDLVSGGSWADPEADASHVADSPRIFNVWGTEPRLTVQKGDHTLTLGARYVSETVDFDVNREELASGTYASVRKWDLETNAVALYVSDTLSLLDGRLEVTPGLRYENVRMDFVDERAATESTNNADEVLPGLTLGLQASDSVFLFANTQRSLVPVQIAQATKAEDVANETAWNYELGARWQAMPELATSATLFRIDYDDQIQYNKALDRYENLGETRHQGIELEADWQTTERLSLGLGYTYLDTEQLNGANAGNELPNASQHHLSLRAGYQYLQWQASLSAQYASDSFSDAANTVAETANGDAGKLPSYTLVNARLGRDIALGGGNNLNLAVAATNLLDEDYYFRGADVSPVGRVSGPGRAFILEGRLDF
- a CDS encoding ABC transporter ATP-binding protein; its protein translation is MLSAQELKLGYDDKIVVPQLSLEVDTGRIHCLIGPNGCGKSTLLRALAGLLQPQQGQVLLDGRSIRRWKRRELAQRLAMLPQHPVAPDGLTVEQLVRYGRFPYQRLLGQPSEQDFKMVRWAIRVTGLGGFEARPLSALSGGERQRAWIALSLAQQADILILDEPTTYLDLGHQLEVLELLSELNQQQGLTVIMSLHDLNQAAQFGHRLVAMRAGRLEQEGAPAEVLTQALLADVFRVHARVAPDELTGRPQFVPVSSLVRPLL